The Sagittula sp. P11 genome window below encodes:
- a CDS encoding methyl-accepting chemotaxis protein, giving the protein MSEQTTSDGPRAGARHSIFIRCAAIMALTTIVVAGVLSGGAMQLLERMAVADVNLQGERAADKAAEDLAKPLRFNVTDKIEEAVAHAFSSVGASGGAAVVIGAEGDVVLALGDADDMGQVGEIAQEVMSSGTAVSADGGRVRAVPVLAGEDGPVIGVFGFTVSYDAKMKEVWNRVRWIFVLAAVTFALMMSLTLYLLSRTLGRPLKSLAAAVSDVAQGNYDTQHGMSARKDEIGGIARNLDTLLEVLRAGRAAEERRAQTLAAQIRVVEELGQALDSLASGVLHRRIEVEFPDEYRSLRDNYNRAVDHLRKVVEEVKEGAKSILGSSDQIASASGELSRRTETQAATLEQSAAAMEEMLNSVRSAAKNAADANTTVHSTREIAERNGEVMKSAVDAMGEIEKSSDRISEITTVIDDIAFQTNLLALNAGVEAARAGDSGKGFAVVASEVRGLAQRSAEAAQQIKDLIQGSGERVRDGVRLVEAAGNALQDVLDKVADVSRMVEGIASSAGDQAQGLNEINTGIANLDRVTQQNAAMVEESTAAAQMLQGDADSLNDLVSRFSTRPAQAVEKRIDKAA; this is encoded by the coding sequence GGCGCCCGCCACTCCATCTTCATCCGCTGCGCCGCGATCATGGCCCTGACCACGATCGTCGTCGCGGGCGTGCTGTCCGGCGGTGCCATGCAGTTGCTCGAGCGGATGGCCGTCGCAGACGTGAACCTCCAGGGGGAACGCGCCGCCGACAAGGCCGCGGAGGATCTTGCCAAACCCCTGCGCTTCAACGTGACCGACAAGATCGAGGAAGCGGTCGCCCACGCCTTCAGCAGCGTCGGCGCAAGCGGGGGCGCCGCCGTGGTGATCGGGGCCGAAGGGGACGTCGTGCTGGCGCTCGGCGACGCGGACGACATGGGGCAGGTCGGCGAGATAGCGCAGGAGGTCATGTCTTCCGGAACGGCGGTCTCGGCGGACGGCGGGCGCGTGCGGGCGGTGCCGGTCCTCGCCGGTGAAGACGGTCCGGTGATCGGCGTCTTCGGTTTCACCGTCTCCTACGACGCGAAGATGAAGGAGGTCTGGAACCGGGTCCGCTGGATCTTCGTACTGGCCGCCGTGACCTTCGCCTTGATGATGTCGCTGACGCTTTACCTGTTGTCCCGGACCCTTGGCCGCCCGCTGAAGTCGCTGGCCGCGGCGGTGTCCGATGTGGCGCAGGGCAATTACGACACGCAGCACGGCATGAGCGCCCGCAAGGACGAGATCGGCGGCATCGCCCGCAACCTTGACACCCTGCTGGAGGTGCTGCGCGCCGGTCGCGCGGCCGAGGAACGCCGCGCACAGACGCTCGCCGCGCAGATCCGCGTGGTGGAAGAACTGGGGCAGGCGCTGGACAGCCTCGCCAGCGGGGTGCTGCACCGCCGGATCGAGGTGGAGTTCCCCGACGAATACAGGTCGCTGCGCGACAACTACAACCGCGCGGTCGACCATCTGCGCAAGGTCGTCGAAGAGGTGAAGGAAGGCGCGAAAAGCATCCTCGGCAGCTCGGACCAGATCGCCTCTGCCTCCGGCGAACTGTCGCGCCGGACGGAAACCCAGGCCGCGACGCTCGAACAAAGCGCCGCAGCGATGGAGGAGATGCTGAACAGCGTGCGCTCCGCCGCGAAGAATGCAGCGGACGCCAACACCACCGTGCACAGTACCCGCGAGATCGCCGAACGCAACGGCGAGGTGATGAAATCCGCCGTCGATGCCATGGGCGAGATCGAGAAAAGCTCTGACCGGATCTCGGAGATCACGACCGTCATCGACGACATCGCCTTCCAGACGAACCTCCTTGCGCTGAACGCAGGGGTGGAGGCGGCGCGCGCCGGGGACTCGGGCAAGGGCTTTGCCGTGGTCGCCTCCGAGGTGCGCGGTCTGGCCCAGCGAAGCGCGGAGGCCGCGCAGCAGATCAAGGACCTGATCCAGGGCTCGGGCGAACGCGTGCGCGACGGCGTGCGGCTGGTGGAGGCGGCGGGCAACGCCCTGCAGGACGTTCTCGACAAGGTGGCAGACGTGTCCCGGATGGTGGAAGGCATCGCCTCAAGCGCGGGCGATCAGGCGCAGGGCCTGAACGAAATCAATACCGGCATCGCCAATCTGGACCGGGTGACCCAGCAGAACGCCGCCATGGTCGAAGAGTCCACCGCCGCCGCGCAGATGCTTCAGGGCGACGCCGACAGCCTGAACGACCTCGTCTCCCGCTTCTCCACCCGCCCGGCGCAAGCGGTCGAGAAGCGAATTGACAAGGCGGCCTGA